One Acidobacteriota bacterium DNA window includes the following coding sequences:
- the uvrA gene encoding excinuclease ABC subunit UvrA: MTRELDRIIIAGAAEHNLKHIRVEIPKKRLVVFTGVSGSGKSSLAFDTLFAEGQRRYVESLSSYARQFLGQMEKPRYESIHGLTPTIAIDQRSAGSNPRSTVGTITEIHDYLRVLFARVGTQHCYGCGRPVAEQSAQQIIDDLKALPPGTKLVLLAPLVRGRKGEHREVFESLRRDGFLRARVDGEMRLLEDPPALDKKRTHTVEVVVDRLVAGPELGGRLSDSVETALRVGGGVLIAALGDGTERVYSEQNACQYCGISYPELSPQLFSFNGPQGMCKACNGLGTRLEMDPAKVIPDRSLSLADGAIAPWAGAMRSRAGWTWRTIETICRHYDIPMDRPLDQLPPDKLHILLHGSSGERIEFHLKGKASEYRWQSQVEGILNTLARRLRETRSDEARSYYMKYFSDTVCPDCGGERLRREARWVRIDGQSIIDMGRLPVGRLREVIDGLPLAGSRRQIAHELVREIAQRLRFLVDVGLDYLTLERAGPSLSGGEAQRIRLASQVGTELTGVTYILDEPSIGLHQRDNVRLISTLKHLRDLGNTVVVVEHDRETITAADHVIDFGPGAGIHGGEVVFAGTP; encoded by the coding sequence ATGACCCGCGAGCTCGACCGGATCATCATTGCGGGCGCCGCCGAGCACAACCTCAAACACATCCGGGTGGAAATTCCCAAGAAACGGCTGGTGGTGTTCACCGGCGTCAGCGGTTCGGGCAAATCGAGCCTCGCCTTCGATACCCTGTTCGCCGAGGGGCAGCGGCGCTATGTCGAGTCGCTCTCGAGCTACGCCCGCCAGTTCCTCGGCCAGATGGAGAAGCCGCGCTACGAATCCATCCACGGCCTGACCCCCACCATCGCCATCGACCAGCGGTCGGCGGGGTCCAATCCGCGGTCCACCGTCGGGACCATCACCGAGATCCACGACTACCTGCGCGTGCTCTTTGCGCGGGTCGGGACCCAGCATTGCTACGGCTGTGGCCGGCCGGTCGCCGAACAGAGCGCCCAGCAGATCATCGACGACCTGAAGGCGCTGCCGCCCGGAACGAAGCTGGTGCTGCTGGCCCCGTTGGTCCGCGGCCGCAAGGGGGAGCACCGCGAGGTGTTCGAGAGCCTGCGGCGGGACGGCTTCCTGCGGGCGCGTGTGGACGGGGAGATGCGGCTGCTCGAGGACCCGCCCGCCCTGGACAAGAAGCGGACGCACACCGTCGAGGTGGTGGTGGACCGTCTGGTGGCCGGCCCGGAGCTCGGCGGGCGCCTGTCCGATTCGGTGGAGACGGCGCTTCGGGTGGGTGGCGGCGTGCTCATCGCCGCGCTGGGCGACGGGACGGAGCGGGTCTACAGCGAACAGAATGCCTGCCAGTACTGCGGGATCTCCTATCCGGAGCTCAGCCCGCAGCTCTTCTCATTCAACGGTCCCCAGGGGATGTGCAAGGCCTGCAACGGCCTGGGTACCCGGCTGGAGATGGATCCGGCCAAGGTGATTCCCGACCGCTCGCTGTCGCTGGCCGACGGCGCCATCGCGCCGTGGGCCGGGGCGATGCGCAGCCGCGCCGGCTGGACCTGGCGCACCATCGAGACCATCTGCCGCCATTACGACATCCCCATGGACCGGCCCCTGGACCAGCTGCCCCCCGACAAGCTCCACATCCTGCTGCACGGCTCCAGCGGCGAGCGGATCGAGTTTCACCTCAAGGGAAAGGCCAGCGAGTACCGCTGGCAGTCGCAGGTGGAGGGGATCCTGAACACGCTGGCGCGGCGGCTGCGCGAGACGCGCTCCGACGAGGCCCGCAGTTACTACATGAAGTACTTCTCCGACACGGTCTGCCCCGACTGCGGCGGCGAGCGCCTGCGCCGCGAGGCCCGCTGGGTACGGATCGACGGCCAAAGCATCATCGACATGGGCCGCCTGCCGGTGGGGCGTCTCCGGGAGGTCATCGACGGGCTGCCGCTGGCCGGCAGCCGCCGCCAGATCGCCCACGAGCTGGTCCGGGAAATCGCTCAGCGGCTCCGCTTCCTGGTGGATGTCGGCCTCGACTACCTGACGCTGGAACGGGCCGGGCCGTCGCTGTCCGGCGGCGAGGCCCAGCGCATCCGCCTGGCCTCCCAGGTGGGCACGGAGCTCACGGGCGTGACCTACATCCTCGATGAGCCGAGCATCGGTCTGCACCAGCGCGACAACGTCCGGCTCATCAGCACGCTGAAACACCTCCGCGACTTGGGCAACACGGTGGTGGTGGTGGAGCACGACCGGGAGACCATCACCGCCGCCGACCACGTCATCGACTTCGGCCCCGGCGCCGGCATTCACGGCGGCGAGGTGGTGTTCGCCGGCACGCCG
- a CDS encoding class I SAM-dependent rRNA methyltransferase, giving the protein MERVVVRDEAVKKIRNFYLWVFADEVRDQPAGLGPGEPVEVRSPRGEILGTGFYHPTARVTVRLFHHKRIEPDAAFWRRRLQQALALREPLRAHSNGLRLVYSEGDYLPGLVVDDFADHLVIQCRTTGMDRIQPLIVELLQKLRRPASIYERSDVPARQEEGLAFRTGQLAGVTPPRVRIAEHGIHFWVDIPGGQKTGFFSDQRDARRHFASLLRPGDRVLDAFSYTGGFGLYAARMGAAVTAVDKDEAALALAAANAELNEVTARFETVTADLFAWLPEAAAAGRVFDAISLDPPALIKYKNQQNKGRGLLMDLIRPCLRMLRPGGLLHVSSCAYHVGPELLREAARIAAGETGKRLLVAAETVQAADHPYFLQMPETQYLKGFTYRVLPD; this is encoded by the coding sequence ATGGAACGGGTGGTCGTCAGGGACGAGGCGGTCAAGAAGATCCGCAATTTTTACCTCTGGGTGTTCGCCGACGAGGTGCGGGACCAACCCGCCGGTCTCGGTCCGGGCGAACCGGTGGAGGTCCGTTCGCCGCGCGGCGAGATTCTCGGGACCGGATTTTACCACCCCACCGCCCGCGTCACGGTCCGGCTGTTCCACCACAAGCGCATCGAGCCCGACGCCGCGTTCTGGCGGCGGCGGCTTCAGCAGGCGCTGGCCCTGCGCGAGCCCCTGCGGGCGCACAGCAACGGCCTGCGGCTGGTCTACTCCGAGGGCGACTATCTGCCCGGCCTGGTGGTGGACGATTTCGCCGACCACCTGGTCATCCAGTGCCGCACCACCGGCATGGACCGCATCCAGCCCCTCATCGTGGAACTGCTGCAGAAACTGCGGCGGCCGGCGTCGATCTATGAACGCAGCGACGTGCCCGCCCGCCAGGAGGAGGGCCTGGCGTTCCGGACCGGCCAGCTGGCGGGCGTGACGCCGCCGCGGGTCCGGATCGCGGAGCACGGCATCCACTTCTGGGTGGACATCCCCGGTGGGCAGAAAACCGGCTTCTTCTCCGACCAGCGCGACGCGCGGCGGCACTTCGCCTCGCTGCTGCGGCCCGGCGACCGGGTGCTGGACGCCTTCTCCTACACCGGCGGATTCGGCCTGTACGCGGCCCGGATGGGTGCGGCGGTCACCGCCGTGGACAAGGACGAGGCCGCGCTGGCCCTGGCCGCGGCCAATGCCGAGCTCAACGAGGTCACCGCGCGGTTCGAGACCGTGACCGCCGACCTGTTCGCGTGGCTTCCCGAGGCGGCCGCCGCCGGCCGCGTTTTCGACGCCATCAGCCTGGATCCGCCGGCCCTGATCAAGTACAAGAATCAGCAGAACAAAGGGCGCGGTCTACTCATGGACCTCATTCGGCCCTGCCTCCGGATGCTGCGTCCCGGCGGTCTGCTCCACGTCTCCAGCTGCGCCTACCACGTCGGACCGGAACTGCTGCGGGAGGCCGCGCGGATCGCCGCCGGTGAGACCGGCAAGCGCCTCCTGGTAGCCGCCGAAACCGTCCAGGCGGCCGACCACCCGTATTTTCTCCAGATGCCTGAAACCCAGTACCTGAAGGGCTTCACCTATCGGGTGCTGCCGGACTAA
- a CDS encoding polymer-forming cytoskeletal protein, translating into MPLFKKDQSNEGPPAAPARARGDGSDAASVRSGVSLIGKNVKISGEITGDEDLLIEGKVEGKVNVSQTLTIGAGGQVTAEVHGDTVIVLGRVNGNVSAAQRVILKPSAMVTGNITCAAFIVNEGASFDGNIIMKNLDKKATPPAAAPLLQAKEKEKEIEKDKEKAKNNARNL; encoded by the coding sequence ATGCCGTTGTTCAAGAAAGACCAGTCGAACGAAGGTCCCCCGGCCGCTCCGGCCCGCGCCCGTGGCGATGGTTCCGATGCCGCATCCGTCCGTTCGGGCGTCTCACTGATCGGCAAGAACGTGAAAATCAGCGGGGAGATCACCGGCGACGAGGATCTGCTCATCGAAGGGAAAGTGGAGGGCAAGGTCAACGTCAGCCAGACTCTGACCATCGGCGCCGGCGGACAAGTCACAGCCGAGGTGCACGGCGACACGGTCATCGTGCTGGGCCGGGTCAACGGCAACGTGTCGGCCGCTCAGCGGGTGATCCTGAAACCCTCGGCGATGGTCACGGGCAACATCACCTGCGCCGCGTTCATCGTCAACGAAGGCGCCTCGTTCGACGGCAACATCATCATGAAGAACCTCGACAAGAAAGCGACGCCACCGGCGGCCGCCCCGCTGCTCCAGGCAAAGGAGAAAGAGAAGGAGATCGAGAAGGACAAGGAGAAGGCGAAGAACAACGCCAGAAACCTGTAA
- a CDS encoding PAS domain S-box protein, giving the protein MDCNGVITYCNPNHAKIFGYSPEEMVGRSMLDLIAHDADRERTRRLLAELVRDRPTPWTLETQNRTKDGRVIWLRIDWNYRLNESGEVVGFVSVLTDVTARKRAEAERQAIEAQIQQSQKLESLGVLAGGIAHDFNNLLMVVLGHAEMILTDHTLSEQVRGNLADIEKAAQRASELCRQLLAYSGRGRFVIKPVDLNALIQELGRLLEVSIGKNAQVEYRLAEQILPVLADATQLRQVVLNLLTNAAEAMPASDGRITVTTACRHVEEAELEGMVLGQALEAGTYISLEVADTGCGMDPDTVARMFDPFFTTKFTGRGLGLAAVMGIVRSHNGAIACRSRRGAGTTIEVLLPALTGPYSSLSDTGPLGVRTWHGQGLVLLADDDPQVRTVSRQMLEKLGLQVIAAADGVGAVELFRARSGEFACVLLDLMMPRLSVEEVLETIRQIAPAVPVVLMSGYSDEETARRFVGHNRLWFLQKPFKIKNISNIFREFMPEATSPNAAS; this is encoded by the coding sequence ATGGACTGCAATGGGGTCATCACCTACTGCAACCCCAATCACGCCAAGATTTTCGGATACTCCCCGGAGGAGATGGTGGGCCGGTCCATGCTGGACCTGATTGCCCACGACGCCGACCGGGAACGCACCCGCCGGCTGCTGGCCGAGCTGGTGCGCGACCGGCCGACCCCATGGACGCTTGAGACTCAGAACCGAACGAAAGACGGACGGGTGATCTGGCTGCGCATCGACTGGAATTACCGCCTCAACGAGTCGGGCGAGGTCGTCGGGTTCGTGTCCGTGCTCACCGACGTCACCGCTCGCAAGCGGGCCGAAGCGGAGCGCCAGGCCATCGAGGCGCAGATCCAGCAATCGCAGAAGCTGGAGAGCCTCGGCGTTCTGGCCGGCGGGATCGCCCACGACTTCAACAACCTGCTCATGGTGGTGCTCGGCCACGCCGAGATGATTCTGACCGACCACACCTTAAGTGAGCAGGTCCGCGGCAACCTGGCCGATATTGAGAAGGCCGCTCAGCGGGCCTCCGAGCTGTGCCGCCAGCTGCTGGCCTATTCCGGCCGCGGCCGGTTCGTCATCAAGCCGGTGGACCTCAACGCCTTGATCCAGGAGCTCGGCCGGCTGTTGGAGGTGTCCATCGGCAAGAACGCCCAGGTGGAGTACCGCCTCGCCGAACAGATCCTGCCGGTGCTGGCCGACGCCACGCAGCTCCGCCAGGTGGTGCTCAACCTCCTGACCAACGCCGCCGAAGCCATGCCGGCGTCGGACGGCCGGATCACGGTGACCACCGCTTGCCGTCACGTCGAGGAAGCGGAACTCGAGGGCATGGTGCTGGGGCAGGCGCTGGAGGCGGGCACCTACATTTCGCTCGAGGTGGCGGACACCGGTTGCGGCATGGATCCGGACACCGTCGCTCGGATGTTCGATCCCTTCTTCACCACCAAATTCACGGGCCGCGGACTGGGCCTGGCGGCCGTGATGGGCATCGTCCGCAGTCATAACGGCGCCATCGCCTGCCGGAGCCGCCGGGGCGCCGGCACCACAATCGAGGTGCTGCTCCCCGCGCTGACGGGACCATATAGCAGTCTCTCCGACACCGGGCCGTTGGGTGTTCGCACGTGGCACGGGCAGGGGCTGGTGCTGCTGGCGGACGATGATCCGCAGGTTCGAACCGTCTCGCGCCAGATGCTCGAGAAACTCGGATTGCAGGTAATCGCGGCTGCCGACGGCGTGGGGGCGGTGGAGCTGTTCCGCGCCCGGTCGGGCGAGTTTGCCTGCGTCCTGCTGGACTTGATGATGCCCCGGCTCAGCGTGGAAGAGGTGCTGGAGACGATCCGCCAGATCGCGCCGGCCGTGCCCGTGGTCCTGATGTCCGGTTACAGTGACGAAGAAACCGCCCGGCGCTTCGTCGGGCACAACCGGCTGTGGTTCCTGCAGAAACCTTTTAAAATCAAAAACATTTCCAACATCTTCCGCGAGTTCATGCCGGAGGCAACTTCGCCAAACGCCGCCTCCTGA
- a CDS encoding YbaK/EbsC family protein, with amino-acid sequence MPINKKVRDLLDSAGCGYEVHAHPEAFTAQGLAAVEHTPGHEIVKVVILKGHENYYMAALPAPCKVDLTRFAALVGVPSVRLATEEEFKDLFPGCETGAMPPFGSVFGLPVFLEESLTADEFITFNACTHRESIKLLLADYLKLAKPNLATFSTPAG; translated from the coding sequence ATGCCGATCAACAAAAAAGTGCGGGATCTACTGGATTCGGCTGGCTGCGGGTACGAGGTGCACGCCCATCCCGAGGCGTTCACCGCCCAGGGTCTGGCGGCGGTGGAGCACACCCCGGGACACGAGATTGTCAAGGTGGTCATCCTGAAGGGGCACGAGAACTATTACATGGCGGCACTGCCGGCGCCGTGCAAGGTGGACCTGACCCGCTTTGCCGCGCTGGTGGGAGTGCCTTCAGTTCGCCTGGCCACGGAGGAAGAGTTCAAGGATCTATTTCCGGGGTGCGAGACGGGCGCCATGCCACCGTTCGGTAGCGTGTTCGGCCTGCCGGTGTTTTTGGAGGAGAGCCTCACCGCTGACGAATTCATCACCTTCAACGCCTGTACCCATCGGGAATCGATCAAGCTGCTGCTCGCCGATTATTTGAAACTGGCCAAGCCCAATCTCGCCACTTTCTCAACCCCAGCCGGCTAG
- a CDS encoding BON domain-containing protein, with protein MKTNNLKTQFIGLIGLTLVLLFALAVPLQAQARQAALPDATIRTIIETRLINEGLLKEGNFVVSVTDGVVTFTGKVDSLADKLKAAEAVHGVDSVVRLDNNLVIESEPRSDQAIAADIGQSIRSYALFDIFDWVDGRVVDGQVTLTGWAREPWRKDDYGRRVADVPGVKALDNQIQVLPVSSFDDHLRATIARSIYGSSLFQRYANSALPPIHIIVFNGRVILKGVVATSLERTQAELMARSRGMAFEVVNELVLEKEIKR; from the coding sequence ATGAAAACCAACAATCTGAAAACCCAGTTCATCGGGCTGATCGGCCTAACCCTGGTCCTATTGTTTGCCCTGGCGGTGCCGCTGCAGGCGCAGGCGCGCCAGGCGGCGCTCCCCGACGCCACCATCCGGACCATCATCGAGACCCGGCTGATCAACGAAGGACTGCTCAAGGAGGGGAACTTTGTCGTGTCCGTCACCGACGGCGTGGTGACGTTCACGGGCAAGGTCGACAGCCTGGCCGACAAGCTGAAAGCCGCCGAAGCCGTCCATGGTGTCGACTCCGTGGTCCGGCTGGACAACAACCTGGTCATCGAATCAGAGCCGCGGTCCGACCAGGCCATCGCCGCCGACATCGGCCAATCCATCCGCTCCTACGCCCTGTTCGACATCTTCGACTGGGTGGACGGCCGCGTGGTGGACGGACAGGTGACGCTCACGGGCTGGGCCCGCGAACCGTGGCGCAAAGATGACTACGGCCGCCGGGTCGCCGACGTGCCTGGTGTCAAGGCATTGGACAACCAAATCCAGGTGCTGCCCGTCTCCAGCTTCGACGACCACCTGCGCGCCACCATCGCCCGGTCCATCTACGGCAGCTCCCTGTTCCAGCGCTACGCCAACAGCGCCCTGCCGCCCATCCACATCATCGTGTTCAACGGCCGGGTGATCCTCAAAGGCGTTGTGGCCACGAGCCTGGAGCGCACCCAGGCCGAGTTGATGGCTCGCTCCCGCGGCATGGCCTTTGAGGTGGTCAATGAGCTTGTGCTGGAGAAAGAGATAAAGCGATAG
- a CDS encoding threonylcarbamoyl-AMP synthase, producing MDTQLIQIDLARPDRSTLRAVARRLERGEICVLPTDTIYGFHCRADHPVTLARLQALKERGEPKPMVVLISGPDHLAAAGIAIPPAARRLMERFWPGPLTLVLPAPGVFHEALTGGETSVAVRQPGFQVLARLIEMAGGPLASTSVNVTGAAPLNEPAAIAAAFDGRVECVVDGGLLPESTPSTIVSFVVNPPTILREGTLPAAFIRSVLAES from the coding sequence ATGGACACCCAACTGATCCAAATCGACCTGGCCCGGCCTGACCGCTCGACGCTGCGCGCCGTTGCTCGCCGCCTGGAACGGGGCGAAATTTGCGTTCTGCCCACGGACACCATCTACGGCTTCCACTGCCGGGCGGACCATCCGGTGACGCTGGCCCGACTCCAGGCGCTCAAGGAGCGGGGGGAGCCGAAACCGATGGTCGTCCTCATCTCCGGGCCCGACCACCTGGCGGCGGCGGGAATCGCCATTCCACCGGCGGCCCGACGGCTTATGGAACGCTTCTGGCCGGGACCGCTGACCCTGGTGCTGCCGGCGCCTGGCGTATTCCACGAGGCGCTCACCGGCGGCGAGACTTCCGTGGCGGTCCGCCAGCCGGGTTTCCAGGTGCTGGCCCGGCTCATCGAAATGGCCGGCGGCCCGCTCGCCTCCACCAGCGTGAACGTCACCGGCGCGGCGCCTCTCAATGAGCCGGCGGCCATCGCCGCAGCGTTCGACGGCCGGGTGGAGTGCGTCGTGGACGGAGGCCTCCTGCCCGAGTCAACGCCTTCCACCATCGTCTCGTTTGTTGTGAACCCGCCGACGATTCTGCGCGAGGGCACCCTGCCGGCCGCGTTCATACGGTCAGTGCTGGCGGAGAGCTGA
- a CDS encoding MogA/MoaB family molybdenum cofactor biosynthesis protein, with translation MAPESVRAVIVTVSDSCTRGEREDLSGPRARDLLRSQGFACDEIRVVPDEREAIAAVLRELCGRGGVRLVVTTGGTGLAPRDVTPEATRAVIDREVPGIPELLRAEGARRNPRAVLTRGVAGLAGGVLIVNLPGSVKGVTEGLEALAAVLPHALEVAGGDAFRCGG, from the coding sequence ATGGCGCCTGAATCCGTCCGCGCCGTCATCGTCACCGTGAGCGATTCCTGCACCCGCGGCGAGCGGGAGGATCTGTCCGGCCCGCGGGCCCGGGATCTCCTGCGGAGCCAGGGTTTCGCCTGCGACGAAATCCGCGTGGTGCCCGATGAGCGGGAGGCGATCGCCGCCGTGCTGCGGGAACTCTGTGGCCGGGGCGGCGTGCGGTTGGTGGTCACCACCGGCGGCACCGGCCTGGCGCCGCGCGACGTGACCCCCGAGGCGACACGCGCGGTGATCGACCGCGAGGTGCCCGGCATCCCCGAACTGCTGCGCGCCGAAGGCGCCCGGCGCAACCCGCGCGCGGTGCTCACCCGCGGGGTGGCGGGTCTGGCCGGCGGCGTGCTCATCGTGAATCTGCCCGGCAGCGTCAAGGGCGTCACCGAGGGACTGGAGGCGTTGGCCGCCGTGCTGCCCCACGCGCTCGAGGTGGCCGGCGGCGACGCGTTCCGGTGTGGCGGATAG
- a CDS encoding molybdenum cofactor biosynthesis protein MoaE: MAQITTNLVREPIDVAAATAALGSPGAGAVVTFVGRVRDQNRGRVVTAMEYEAYPEMAQPLLVELAAEAAARFRLEGVVLVHRLGRLAVGEAAVFIGVAAAHRVEAFDAARHLIDTLKERIPIWKKEHYADGSAWIDGEGYHGA, from the coding sequence ATGGCGCAGATTACTACCAACCTTGTGCGGGAGCCCATTGACGTGGCGGCGGCAACGGCGGCGCTCGGCTCGCCGGGCGCCGGCGCCGTGGTGACTTTCGTCGGCAGGGTGCGCGACCAGAACCGCGGCCGGGTCGTGACCGCCATGGAGTATGAAGCCTATCCGGAGATGGCCCAGCCGCTGCTGGTGGAGCTGGCCGCGGAGGCCGCGGCGCGCTTCCGCCTGGAAGGCGTGGTGCTGGTCCACCGCCTCGGGCGGCTGGCCGTGGGCGAGGCCGCCGTGTTCATCGGAGTGGCGGCGGCGCACCGGGTCGAGGCGTTCGATGCCGCCCGCCACCTCATCGACACGCTCAAGGAGCGGATCCCCATCTGGAAAAAAGAGCATTATGCCGACGGCTCGGCCTGGATCGATGGCGAGGGGTATCATGGCGCCTGA
- a CDS encoding inositol-3-phosphate synthase — MIEKGVKIASPQGRVGILIPGLGAVSTTFIAGVMSIRRGLARPFGSMTQMDTIRLGKRTEKRTPLVKEFLPLAGLDQLVFGGWDIFEDTAYESAVHAGVISNDHLLPLREEMEAIRPMPAVFDRRYVKKLDGPNVKKAATKWDLAQMVIEDIQRFKAEQKCDRLVMIWCGSTEIYLPEGPVHASIEALEAGLKNNDPDIPSSMIYAYAAIKLGIPYANGAPNLSADTIALEEMAKANKTPICGKDFKTGQTLMKTIIAPGLKARMLGVSGWFSANILGNRDGEVLDDPESFMTKEISKLGVLEHILRPDLNAELYGNLYHKVRIHYYPPRGDNKEGWDNIDIFGWMGYPMQIKIDFLCRDSILAAPIVLDLVLLLDLAGRCGMHGIQEWLSFFFKSPHHLRGLYPEHDLFIQKMKLKNTMRYLMGEEQITHLGLEYYD, encoded by the coding sequence ATGATTGAAAAAGGTGTGAAGATTGCATCGCCGCAAGGTCGCGTGGGCATCCTGATCCCCGGTCTCGGGGCCGTGTCCACCACGTTCATCGCCGGGGTCATGAGCATCCGGCGGGGACTGGCGCGTCCGTTCGGTTCCATGACCCAGATGGACACCATCCGCCTGGGCAAGCGCACCGAGAAGCGCACCCCGCTGGTCAAGGAGTTCCTGCCGCTGGCCGGCCTGGACCAGCTGGTCTTCGGCGGTTGGGACATTTTCGAGGACACCGCCTACGAGTCGGCGGTCCACGCGGGCGTGATCAGCAACGACCACCTCCTGCCGCTCCGGGAGGAGATGGAGGCGATCCGGCCCATGCCGGCGGTGTTCGACCGCCGCTACGTCAAGAAGCTGGACGGCCCCAACGTGAAGAAGGCCGCCACCAAGTGGGATCTGGCCCAGATGGTCATCGAGGACATCCAGCGCTTCAAGGCCGAGCAGAAGTGCGACCGGCTGGTCATGATCTGGTGCGGCTCCACCGAGATCTACCTGCCCGAGGGGCCGGTGCACGCCTCCATCGAGGCGCTCGAGGCCGGCCTCAAGAACAACGATCCCGACATCCCGTCGAGCATGATCTACGCGTACGCGGCCATCAAGCTGGGCATCCCGTACGCCAACGGCGCGCCCAACCTGAGCGCCGACACCATCGCCCTCGAGGAGATGGCCAAGGCGAACAAGACCCCCATCTGCGGCAAGGACTTCAAGACCGGCCAGACGCTGATGAAGACCATCATCGCCCCCGGCCTCAAGGCCCGCATGCTGGGCGTCTCCGGCTGGTTCTCCGCCAACATCCTGGGCAACCGGGACGGCGAGGTGCTGGATGATCCCGAATCCTTCATGACGAAGGAGATCTCCAAACTGGGCGTGCTCGAGCACATCCTGCGCCCGGACCTCAACGCCGAGCTCTACGGCAACTTGTACCACAAGGTCCGCATCCACTACTACCCGCCGCGCGGCGACAACAAGGAAGGGTGGGACAACATCGATATTTTCGGCTGGATGGGCTACCCGATGCAGATCAAGATCGACTTCCTCTGCCGGGACAGCATCCTGGCCGCGCCCATCGTCCTCGACCTGGTCCTGCTGCTGGATCTGGCCGGCCGCTGCGGCATGCACGGCATCCAGGAGTGGCTCTCGTTCTTCTTCAAGAGCCCGCACCACCTCCGCGGCCTCTACCCCGAGCACGATCTGTTCATCCAGAAAATGAAGTTGAAGAACACGATGCGCTACCTCATGGGCGAGGAGCAGATCACCCACCTGGGCCTGGAGTACTACGACTAG